A part of Onthophagus taurus isolate NC chromosome 7, IU_Otau_3.0, whole genome shotgun sequence genomic DNA contains:
- the LOC111429402 gene encoding protein G12-like, whose product MATCSAIPCTGRDLQQDFEDIIATIPLSQIKAIAQEHLENDGEFQEVVKYLQGAEWSNLVDTVADNPTWKRFKAYMDSVGVDVNVEISKCTDDVNVRSVKEFLDEIRQILDLSATFAILSEKLNTSPDFQEFFENISSEEAHAMVEEILALDEVQRIAERLLEMDIEVDKIIDLVYGLLGWSKQVVTRDYRSEIQNIVRTTALSRRDVSTVNAENAAEFLEIVNYLQGNEWVELVQKQRWWFSIKINVCLNFWIVTACFGN is encoded by the exons ATGGCCACATGCTCGGCCATACCATGTACCGGCAGAGATCTCCAACAAGATTTTGAAGACATTATTGCAACCATCCCATTAAGTCAAATCAAAGCTATTGCTCAAGAACATCTCGAAAATGATGGTGAGTTCCAAGAAGTCGTCAAATATTTGCAAGGAGCAGAATGGAGCAATCTTGTCGATACCGTTGCTGATAATCCTACCTGGAAAAGATTTAAGGCTTACATGGATAGCGTTGGGGTCGATGTCAACG TTGAGATTTCCAAATGCACTGACGATGTTAACGTTCGTAGCGTAAAGGAATTCTTGGATGAAATACGTCAAATCCTTGATCTCTCAGCTACTTTTGCCATCCTCagcgaaaaattaaataccaGTCCAGACTTCCAAGAATTCTTCGAAAACATTTCCAGCGAAGAGGCTCACGCTATGGTCGAAGAAATTCTTGCATTGGACGAAGTTCAACGCATCGCTGAACGTCTCCTTGAAATGGATATCGAAGTTgataaaattatcgatttgGTTTATGGACTTTTGGGGTGGAGCAAGCAAGTGGTAACCAGAGATTATCGATCTGAGATTCAAAATATTGTCAGAACAACGGCATTATCAAGACGTGATGTTAGTACCGTTAATGCGGAAAACGCTGcggaatttttagaaattgtcAATTATTTGCAAGGAAACGAATGGGTCGAATTAGTTCAAAAACAAAGATGGTGGTTCTCGATTAAAATAAACGTTTGCTTAAATTTCTGGATTGTCACAGCATGTTttggaaattaa